In a single window of the Flavobacterium sp. W4I14 genome:
- a CDS encoding hypothetical protein (product_source=Hypo-rule applied; superfamily=54277) → MKRCFSIIIITLCFLSTKAQTLSYEDFKKIIPLLEKEDWKNAYNQSEKLLASSKKDTSNFRAIILYANILSAAGMVTENSMSYKEIEKNLMKYMGQKIIFSSHPITEKEGSLNCVLFSDPKLATSAFITATNKRGINILCFEKIVFKHPVKPSDIAGSFVRCGGILDKIEFNPNKSLIWISRLSVKEGFARSTN, encoded by the coding sequence ATGAAAAGATGCTTCTCAATTATCATCATAACACTATGCTTTTTAAGTACCAAGGCTCAAACCTTGAGTTATGAAGATTTTAAAAAAATAATTCCTTTGCTAGAAAAGGAAGATTGGAAAAATGCTTACAATCAATCTGAAAAACTGTTGGCTTCTTCAAAAAAAGATACTTCAAATTTTAGGGCAATTATATTATATGCTAATATTTTATCTGCAGCAGGCATGGTAACAGAAAATTCTATGTCATACAAAGAAATAGAGAAAAACTTAATGAAGTATATGGGTCAGAAAATCATTTTCTCCTCTCATCCAATCACAGAAAAAGAAGGTTCACTAAATTGTGTTCTGTTTTCAGATCCAAAACTGGCAACAAGTGCTTTTATCACAGCTACAAATAAACGGGGTATCAATATTCTGTGTTTTGAAAAAATTGTTTTTAAGCATCCGGTAAAGCCTAGTGATATTGCTGGCTCGTTTGTACGGTGTGGAGGAATATTAGATAAAATAGAATTTAACCCGAATAAATCTTTAATCTGGATTAGCAGGTTATCAGTAAAAGAAGGTTTTGCAAGATCAACAAATTAA
- a CDS encoding thioredoxin reductase (NADPH) (product_source=KO:K00384; cath_funfam=3.50.50.60; cog=COG0492; ko=KO:K00384; pfam=PF13738; superfamily=51971; tigrfam=TIGR04018), translated as MANQNHYDVLIIGAGPIGMACAIEAQKANLSYVIVEKGALVNSLFNYPVFMTFFSTSQKLEIGGVPFVTISPKPNRNEAVEYYRRVAEKFDLNIHLFESVKQVVKNDHDVFEINTTKTNYTANSVIVATGFYDVPLLMNVPGEDLPKVTHYYKDPHLYAFQNVVVVGANNSGVDAALETYRKGANVTMVVRSNDLGPHVKYWVRPDIQNRIKEGEVKALFNSELFEIREGEVDIKTPEGIKTIPNDFVIAMTGYQPDFGMLRKFGIDLPETLCPVYNEETMETNVKGLYLAGVVCGGLDTHKLFIENSRVHAEMIMKNILS; from the coding sequence TTGGCAAATCAAAATCATTACGACGTATTAATTATCGGTGCTGGTCCGATAGGGATGGCTTGTGCAATTGAAGCCCAAAAAGCAAATCTAAGCTATGTAATTGTAGAGAAAGGTGCTTTGGTGAACAGTTTGTTCAATTATCCGGTATTTATGACCTTCTTTTCTACTTCTCAAAAGTTAGAAATTGGAGGAGTTCCCTTCGTAACCATCAGTCCGAAACCTAACCGAAATGAAGCGGTTGAATATTACCGCCGTGTGGCCGAAAAATTTGATTTAAATATCCATCTTTTTGAAAGCGTAAAACAGGTTGTTAAAAATGATCATGATGTTTTCGAAATCAATACCACTAAAACCAATTATACGGCCAATAGTGTAATTGTGGCTACTGGTTTTTATGATGTGCCATTGTTGATGAATGTTCCAGGAGAGGATTTACCAAAAGTAACGCATTATTATAAAGACCCGCATTTATATGCATTTCAAAATGTGGTAGTGGTTGGCGCCAATAACTCGGGCGTAGATGCTGCTTTAGAAACGTATCGGAAAGGTGCAAACGTAACCATGGTTGTTCGTAGTAACGATCTTGGTCCCCATGTTAAATATTGGGTACGTCCGGATATCCAGAACAGGATTAAAGAGGGAGAAGTTAAAGCACTTTTCAATTCTGAACTTTTTGAAATAAGAGAAGGTGAAGTCGATATCAAAACACCCGAAGGAATAAAAACCATCCCGAACGATTTCGTAATTGCAATGACTGGCTACCAACCGGATTTTGGGATGCTCAGGAAATTTGGAATTGATTTACCCGAAACACTTTGCCCGGTATATAACGAAGAAACCATGGAAACAAATGTAAAAGGTTTGTATTTGGCGGGTGTAGTTTGCGGCGGATTGGATACGCACAAACTTTTTATCGAAAACTCGAGGGTACACGCCGAAATGATTATGAAGAATATTCTGAGTTAA
- a CDS encoding hydroxyacylglutathione hydrolase (product_source=KO:K01069; cath_funfam=3.40.250.10,3.60.15.10; cog=COG0491,COG0607; ko=KO:K01069; pfam=PF00581,PF00753; smart=SM00450; superfamily=52821,56281): MKIEQIYTGCLAEAAYYIESNGEAAIIDPLREVGTYLKKAEKAGATIKYIFETHFHADFVSGHVDLAEKSGAEIIYGPTAKTEFKSHIAKDGEQFKIGNITITALHTPGHTLESTTYLLSNEDGKDYCIFSGDTLFIGDVGRPDLAQKGHLTMEDLAGMLYDSLNEKIKPLADDVIVYPAHGAGSACGKSMSKETFDTLGHQKEVNYALKAETKEQFIAEVTDGILPPPQYFAKNAAINKGGVESIDEVYEKGLNALTPQAFEDTANQTGAIMLDTRDPQVFAKGFIPNSINIGLNGQFAPWVGALITDLQQPILLITDQGKEEETITRLTRVGYDSTIGYLDGGFERWTDAGKEIDTIESISAEAFETASLNGEITALDVRKPGEYESEHLEFTLSRPLDFINDWTGEINPKATYYIHCAGGYRSMIAASILKSRGVENVIDVAGGYGAIKNTSLKRTDFACPSKAMKV; this comes from the coding sequence ATGAAAATAGAACAAATATATACAGGTTGCCTGGCAGAAGCCGCTTATTACATCGAAAGTAATGGCGAAGCTGCAATTATTGATCCGCTACGAGAAGTTGGAACGTATTTAAAGAAAGCTGAAAAAGCAGGAGCCACCATTAAATATATTTTTGAAACGCATTTTCATGCCGATTTTGTTTCCGGACATGTAGACCTGGCAGAGAAATCTGGTGCCGAAATTATCTATGGACCAACTGCTAAAACCGAGTTTAAATCGCACATTGCTAAAGATGGCGAGCAGTTTAAAATTGGAAATATAACCATTACCGCTTTACATACTCCCGGGCATACTTTAGAATCGACTACTTATCTGCTAAGCAATGAAGATGGAAAAGATTACTGCATTTTTAGTGGCGATACCTTATTTATTGGCGATGTTGGTCGACCTGATTTAGCGCAGAAGGGCCATTTAACCATGGAAGATTTAGCGGGAATGCTTTACGATTCGTTAAATGAAAAAATAAAGCCTTTAGCTGATGACGTAATTGTTTACCCGGCACATGGTGCAGGTTCTGCCTGTGGCAAAAGTATGAGTAAAGAAACTTTCGATACTTTAGGGCATCAAAAAGAAGTAAACTACGCTTTAAAAGCCGAAACAAAAGAACAGTTTATTGCCGAAGTAACAGATGGCATTTTGCCACCACCACAATATTTTGCTAAAAATGCTGCCATTAATAAAGGTGGTGTGGAAAGTATAGATGAGGTTTACGAGAAAGGATTAAACGCTTTAACGCCGCAAGCTTTTGAAGATACTGCAAACCAAACAGGGGCAATTATGCTCGATACCCGCGATCCACAGGTTTTTGCAAAAGGTTTTATTCCAAATTCGATCAATATTGGCCTTAATGGGCAGTTTGCACCCTGGGTTGGCGCTTTGATTACCGATTTACAGCAACCAATTTTACTGATTACCGATCAAGGTAAGGAAGAAGAAACCATTACCCGCTTAACCCGCGTAGGATACGATAGCACCATAGGCTATTTAGATGGTGGTTTCGAAAGATGGACAGATGCTGGCAAGGAAATCGATACGATTGAATCAATCTCTGCCGAGGCATTTGAAACCGCTAGTCTTAACGGAGAAATTACAGCCCTTGATGTACGTAAACCAGGCGAATATGAATCAGAACATCTGGAATTTACGTTGAGCCGTCCGTTAGATTTTATTAACGACTGGACTGGCGAAATCAATCCAAAAGCTACCTATTACATTCACTGTGCAGGTGGCTACCGATCGATGATTGCCGCTTCCATCTTAAAATCGCGTGGGGTAGAAAATGTGATCGATGTTGCAGGCGGTTATGGCGCAATTAAAAATACAAGTTTAAAAAGAACCGATTTCGCCTGCCCAAGCAAAGCAATGAAAGTTTAA
- a CDS encoding L-asparaginase (product_source=KO:K01424; cath_funfam=3.40.50.1170,3.40.50.40; cog=COG0252; ko=KO:K01424; pfam=PF00710,PF17763; smart=SM00870; superfamily=53774; tigrfam=TIGR00519) translates to MTKILIIYTGGTIGMVNDPTNGMLIPFDFQQIKENVPELSRLDYDLDVHSFNPVLDSSNMDPEIWKTLAELVYHKYDQYDGFVILHGSDTMAFTASALSFMLENLNKPVVLTGSQLPIGEIRTDAKENLITALEIAATKEDGKALFPEVCIYFDAQLFRGNRSIKYNSEKFEAFRSPNYPILAEAGVHLQFHRNYILKATEGGLKLHTNFNSNIGVLKLYPGITPQAVQAITDSKVDAIILETFGSGNTTTAQWFLDSLRQAILNGKIIIDISQCKKGSVQLGRYETSRELLKMGILSGYDLTFEATVTKLMFVMGLGLSIEESRKLMEESLRGELTKD, encoded by the coding sequence ATGACCAAAATACTTATAATTTATACCGGTGGTACCATCGGTATGGTTAACGATCCTACAAATGGGATGTTAATTCCATTTGATTTTCAGCAGATAAAAGAAAACGTTCCTGAATTAAGCCGTTTAGATTATGATTTAGATGTGCATTCCTTCAATCCGGTATTGGATTCTTCAAACATGGATCCTGAAATATGGAAAACATTAGCCGAACTGGTTTATCATAAATACGATCAGTACGATGGTTTTGTCATCCTACATGGATCTGATACTATGGCCTTCACCGCATCGGCATTGAGTTTTATGCTCGAAAACCTGAATAAGCCTGTTGTTTTAACCGGTTCGCAACTGCCTATTGGCGAAATCAGGACTGACGCCAAAGAGAATTTAATTACCGCTCTAGAGATTGCAGCGACCAAAGAAGATGGAAAAGCACTTTTTCCAGAGGTTTGTATATATTTTGATGCACAATTATTTAGGGGCAACCGTTCTATAAAATATAACAGCGAAAAGTTTGAAGCTTTCCGTTCACCAAATTACCCGATACTTGCAGAAGCAGGTGTTCACTTGCAATTTCACAGAAACTATATCCTAAAAGCTACTGAAGGAGGATTAAAATTACACACCAATTTTAATTCAAACATTGGGGTGCTGAAATTATATCCTGGTATAACACCACAGGCTGTTCAGGCAATAACAGATTCTAAGGTAGACGCCATTATTTTAGAAACTTTTGGCTCAGGCAATACCACAACCGCACAATGGTTTTTAGATAGTTTGCGTCAGGCCATTTTGAATGGAAAGATAATCATCGATATCTCTCAGTGTAAAAAAGGATCTGTTCAACTAGGCCGTTACGAAACCAGCAGGGAACTGTTGAAAATGGGTATTTTAAGTGGCTACGATTTGACTTTTGAAGCTACGGTAACCAAATTAATGTTTGTAATGGGATTGGGCTTGTCAATAGAAGAAAGCCGCAAGCTGATGGAAGAATCGCTTCGCGGAGAGTTGACTAAGGATTAA
- a CDS encoding TatD DNase family protein (product_source=KO:K03424; cath_funfam=3.20.20.140; cog=COG0084; ko=KO:K03424; pfam=PF01026; superfamily=51556; tigrfam=TIGR00010): protein MIFTDTHTHLYYEQDAEKQAQLMERCFENDVNRLFLPNVDVKSIAMIDDLVAKYPANCFAMAGLHPCDVKEDYLAQLDEIYNSISDRKIYAIGEIGIDLYWDKTTLAIQQDAFRKQIGWAKDLGLPIVIHCREAFDEVFELLESERDEKLRGIFHCFTGNVAQAKQAIDLNFYLGIGGVVTYKKAGLDLVLSEIPLANLVLETDSPYLAPVPFRGKPNESSYLIYVAQKLADIYGVPIEEIADITTENSKKIFGI from the coding sequence ATGATTTTTACCGATACCCATACCCATTTATATTACGAGCAGGATGCTGAGAAACAAGCGCAGTTAATGGAGCGCTGTTTCGAGAACGACGTTAACCGTTTGTTTCTGCCCAATGTTGATGTAAAATCAATTGCCATGATTGATGATCTTGTGGCGAAATATCCTGCAAATTGTTTTGCAATGGCGGGTTTGCATCCCTGTGATGTTAAGGAGGATTACCTTGCTCAATTGGACGAAATTTACAATAGCATTTCTGATCGGAAAATTTATGCCATTGGTGAGATCGGGATCGATCTGTATTGGGATAAAACTACCTTGGCCATTCAGCAGGATGCTTTTCGCAAACAGATTGGTTGGGCAAAAGATTTGGGTTTGCCGATTGTGATCCATTGTCGCGAGGCTTTTGATGAGGTTTTTGAGCTATTGGAAAGTGAAAGGGACGAAAAACTTCGCGGAATATTCCATTGTTTTACAGGTAATGTAGCGCAGGCTAAACAGGCCATCGACTTAAATTTTTATTTAGGCATTGGTGGAGTAGTCACCTATAAAAAAGCTGGATTGGATCTGGTATTATCAGAGATTCCTTTGGCTAATTTAGTTTTAGAAACGGACTCGCCTTATTTGGCACCAGTTCCTTTCCGTGGGAAACCCAATGAAAGTAGTTATTTGATTTATGTTGCCCAAAAACTGGCCGATATTTATGGCGTTCCTATTGAAGAAATCGCAGATATAACCACAGAGAATTCGAAGAAAATTTTCGGGATTTAG
- a CDS encoding excinuclease ABC subunit A (product_source=KO:K03701; cath_funfam=3.30.1490.20,3.40.50.300; cog=COG0178; ko=KO:K03701; pfam=PF17755,PF17760; smart=SM00382; superfamily=52540; tigrfam=TIGR00630) yields the protein MSNKSIDLGEQKDVEVYGARVHNLKNIDVSFPRNQLVVITGLSGSGKSSLAFDTIYAEGQRRYMETFSAYSRQFMGGMERPDVDKVSGLSPVIAIEQKTTSKNPRSTVGTITEIYDFMRLLYARVADAYSYNTGEKMERMSEDQILQNIFNKFDGVAVNILAPVVKGRKGHYRELFEQIRKQGYVKVRVDGEIKDISAKMQVDRYKIHDIEVVIDRLIIDVKDKKRLLDSLQIAMKMGKGVIKISDKDNNVAHFSKFLMCPTTGISYDEPQPNSFSFNSPYGACERCDGLGYIFVVDKESVIPNPKLSILNGGLAPLGEYRDIWMFQVLKALAKKYSFSLSTPIEKLSDEVINIILNGTHDLIKVEVEYNKWNVQNYNITFDGIIKMLEEQNEKRSESASDDMDEFRKLKTCPECHGARLKKESLHFKVDGKNIFELSSMDIFNLNIWFEKVDERLSDRQNIIAKEILKEIKARIGFLTDVGLTYLTLDRTARTLSGGEAQRIRLATQIGSQLMNVMYILDEPSIGLHQRDNERLINALKNLRDLGNTVLVVEHDKDMILEADWVIDVGPGAGIHGGTVVAEGTAAQILKSNTLTADYLNGKKKIETPKVRRKGNGHKLSIIKATGHNLKEVSVDFPLGKFIAVTGVSGSGKSSLITETLYPILNHHFFRAKKQPLPYEKINGLKEIDKVIEIDQAPIGRTPRSNPSTYTGVFSDIRNLFVQLPEAKIRGYKPGRFSFNVKGGRCETCQGAGLKVIEMNFLPDVQVPCEECGGKRYNRETLEVRFRGKSISDVLDMSIEDACNFFENIPIIYRKIKTLKDVGLGYITLGQSSVTLSGGEAQRVKLATELSKKDTGKTFYILDEPTTGLHFEDINVLLGVLQELVDKGNTILVIEHNLDVVKVADWVIDLGEEGGAGGGRILFEGTPEGLIQNPISLTGKFLKKEMALEAEVVRLKSEVKVSKKKK from the coding sequence ATGAGCAATAAATCTATCGACCTCGGCGAGCAAAAAGATGTAGAAGTATATGGTGCGAGGGTACATAATTTAAAGAATATAGATGTCAGTTTTCCACGCAACCAACTTGTTGTAATAACAGGGTTAAGCGGAAGCGGTAAATCTTCGTTGGCTTTTGATACTATTTACGCGGAAGGACAGCGCCGCTATATGGAAACATTTAGTGCCTATAGCCGCCAGTTTATGGGCGGGATGGAGCGTCCTGATGTAGATAAGGTTTCGGGCTTGAGCCCGGTTATTGCCATTGAGCAAAAAACCACCAGCAAAAACCCGCGCTCTACTGTAGGTACCATTACTGAGATTTACGATTTTATGCGTTTGCTTTATGCACGTGTTGCCGATGCCTATTCGTACAATACCGGTGAGAAGATGGAGCGCATGAGTGAAGACCAGATCCTGCAGAATATCTTTAATAAATTTGATGGTGTTGCAGTGAATATTCTTGCACCCGTTGTTAAAGGTAGAAAGGGGCACTACCGAGAGCTTTTTGAGCAGATTCGTAAACAAGGATATGTAAAGGTTCGTGTGGATGGAGAAATAAAGGATATTTCTGCTAAGATGCAGGTAGACCGTTATAAAATTCACGATATCGAAGTTGTGATTGACCGTTTGATCATTGATGTAAAAGATAAAAAACGCCTGCTAGATTCGTTGCAGATTGCGATGAAAATGGGTAAAGGCGTGATCAAAATCAGCGATAAAGATAATAACGTTGCGCATTTCAGTAAGTTTTTAATGTGCCCAACAACAGGTATTTCTTACGATGAACCTCAACCGAACAGTTTTTCATTCAACTCACCATATGGTGCCTGCGAACGTTGCGATGGTTTAGGTTATATCTTCGTGGTGGATAAAGAATCGGTGATTCCAAACCCAAAGCTGAGTATTTTAAATGGTGGTTTGGCCCCATTAGGCGAATATCGTGATATCTGGATGTTCCAGGTATTAAAAGCATTAGCCAAAAAATATAGTTTCTCACTTTCAACCCCCATCGAAAAGTTAAGCGATGAAGTAATAAACATCATCTTAAACGGTACGCACGATCTGATCAAGGTTGAGGTCGAATACAATAAATGGAACGTTCAAAATTATAATATCACTTTTGATGGTATTATTAAAATGCTCGAAGAGCAGAACGAAAAGAGAAGTGAATCTGCATCAGATGATATGGACGAATTCAGGAAACTGAAAACCTGTCCGGAGTGCCATGGTGCCCGTTTGAAGAAAGAAAGTCTACATTTTAAAGTTGATGGCAAAAATATTTTCGAACTGTCATCAATGGATATTTTTAACCTGAACATCTGGTTCGAAAAAGTAGATGAACGCCTCAGTGACCGCCAGAATATTATTGCAAAGGAAATTTTAAAAGAGATTAAAGCCAGGATCGGTTTCTTAACAGATGTTGGTTTAACCTATTTAACGCTAGATAGAACAGCCCGCACACTTTCTGGTGGTGAGGCACAACGGATTCGTTTGGCTACGCAGATCGGTTCGCAGTTGATGAATGTAATGTACATCCTTGATGAGCCAAGTATCGGTTTGCATCAACGTGATAACGAACGTTTGATCAATGCGCTTAAAAATCTCCGTGATCTTGGAAATACCGTTTTGGTGGTAGAACACGATAAGGATATGATTCTGGAGGCCGATTGGGTAATTGATGTTGGTCCTGGAGCGGGTATCCACGGCGGAACGGTAGTTGCAGAAGGAACTGCCGCACAAATCCTGAAGTCGAATACCTTAACTGCTGATTACCTGAACGGCAAAAAGAAAATTGAAACGCCAAAAGTACGCAGAAAAGGCAATGGGCATAAATTGTCTATCATAAAAGCTACCGGGCATAATTTAAAAGAAGTTTCAGTAGATTTTCCTTTGGGTAAATTTATTGCTGTAACCGGAGTTTCGGGCAGTGGTAAATCGAGTTTGATTACCGAGACGCTATATCCGATTTTAAATCATCATTTCTTTAGGGCGAAAAAACAACCTTTGCCTTATGAGAAAATTAACGGATTGAAAGAAATTGATAAGGTGATTGAAATCGATCAGGCACCTATCGGCAGAACACCTCGTTCTAACCCATCTACTTATACCGGCGTTTTCTCCGATATCAGAAATTTGTTTGTACAGCTGCCTGAAGCAAAAATCCGTGGTTACAAACCTGGCCGTTTCTCTTTTAATGTAAAAGGTGGCCGTTGCGAAACCTGTCAGGGTGCTGGTTTAAAGGTGATTGAAATGAATTTCTTGCCAGATGTACAGGTGCCTTGTGAAGAATGCGGAGGGAAAAGATATAACAGGGAAACCTTAGAAGTTCGTTTCCGGGGAAAATCGATCAGTGATGTGCTGGATATGAGTATCGAAGATGCCTGTAACTTCTTCGAAAATATTCCCATCATCTATAGGAAGATCAAAACATTGAAAGATGTTGGTTTAGGTTATATCACCTTGGGGCAGTCATCGGTTACTTTATCAGGTGGCGAGGCGCAGCGGGTTAAACTGGCTACAGAGCTTTCTAAAAAAGATACCGGAAAAACCTTCTATATTTTAGATGAGCCTACCACCGGACTCCACTTCGAAGATATTAATGTGCTTTTAGGCGTATTGCAAGAGCTGGTTGATAAAGGAAATACGATTTTGGTAATAGAACACAATTTAGATGTGGTTAAAGTTGCCGATTGGGTGATCGATTTAGGTGAAGAGGGCGGTGCTGGTGGCGGAAGGATTTTATTCGAAGGTACGCCAGAAGGTTTGATCCAGAATCCGATCAGTTTAACAGGAAAGTTTTTGAAAAAGGAAATGGCTTTGGAGGCCGAGGTTGTTCGTCTTAAGTCTGAGGTCAAAGTATCTAAGAAGAAGAAATAG
- a CDS encoding ring-1,2-phenylacetyl-CoA epoxidase subunit PaaE (product_source=KO:K02613; cath_funfam=2.40.30.10,3.10.20.30,3.40.50.80; cog=COG1018; ko=KO:K02613; pfam=PF00111,PF00175,PF00970; superfamily=52343,54292,63380), translating into MFKLRINKIINQPGDNITFQFEEVDQPYPKYLAGQFISLVFQGKHKEIRRSYSFNSSPDVDEPLAITVKRVENGEISRFLHHKTSVNDILLAQEPQGMFSYLPEENLERDLFLFAAGVGITPLFSILKTALVREKKSLVTLVYSNRSMEDALFYDELNEWQKKYPDRLKIVWVFSNSKNLMTARLNKFYIEKLLKEHLHFDRNDALFYSCGPIVYMDLCRITLLGMGFDIKQIKRETFVLPEDEVDEDDGSAEKVVDKSTYSVILNFRGEIYNLEVPWPKRILDVALENKIKLPYSCRGGVCSTCVANCTKGGVRMDYNEVLTDDELERGRVLVCTGHPTENGTTIEW; encoded by the coding sequence ATGTTCAAACTGCGGATCAATAAAATCATAAATCAACCTGGTGATAACATTACTTTTCAATTTGAGGAAGTAGATCAACCATATCCAAAGTATTTAGCTGGCCAGTTTATTTCGTTGGTTTTTCAGGGGAAACATAAGGAGATAAGAAGATCGTATTCTTTTAATAGCTCACCAGACGTGGATGAGCCTTTGGCCATTACAGTAAAAAGGGTAGAGAATGGAGAGATTTCGAGATTTTTACATCATAAAACTTCGGTAAATGATATTCTCTTAGCGCAAGAGCCTCAAGGAATGTTCAGCTATTTGCCAGAAGAAAACTTGGAACGTGATCTTTTTCTGTTCGCTGCAGGAGTGGGGATTACTCCATTATTCTCGATTTTGAAAACGGCCTTGGTGCGTGAGAAAAAATCGTTGGTTACACTGGTATACAGTAACCGATCAATGGAGGATGCATTATTTTATGATGAGCTGAACGAATGGCAAAAGAAATATCCGGATAGATTAAAGATTGTTTGGGTTTTTAGCAATAGCAAAAACCTAATGACGGCGCGCCTAAACAAATTCTATATCGAAAAGCTACTCAAAGAACATTTGCATTTTGATCGGAATGATGCGTTGTTTTACAGCTGTGGCCCGATAGTTTATATGGATTTATGCCGGATCACCTTGCTGGGTATGGGTTTCGATATCAAACAGATTAAAAGAGAAACCTTTGTTTTGCCAGAAGATGAAGTGGATGAGGATGATGGTTCGGCAGAAAAGGTTGTCGATAAAAGCACTTATTCGGTAATTTTAAATTTTAGAGGAGAAATTTATAACCTCGAAGTGCCTTGGCCAAAAAGAATTTTAGATGTTGCGTTGGAAAATAAAATCAAACTCCCTTATAGTTGCCGTGGGGGCGTATGCAGTACTTGCGTAGCCAATTGTACCAAAGGCGGTGTAAGAATGGATTATAATGAAGTGCTTACCGATGATGAACTGGAAAGAGGTAGGGTTTTGGTGTGCACTGGACACCCGACAGAGAATGGAACAACGATAGAGTGGTAG
- a CDS encoding membrane-bound lytic murein transglycosylase D (product_source=KO:K08307; cath_funfam=1.10.530.10; ko=KO:K08307; pfam=PF01464; superfamily=53955; transmembrane_helix_parts=Inside_1_6,TMhelix_7_29,Outside_30_260): MLKKHIVPFAVVATLFILAKVFAYQMPLAQKSLLKEEKLNTTIPKSDSLEVESAEKPLSLMAQLNFAEETLPLGDKKVERKMKKILAAHTYGNTQTNKLHAKAAKWFPVIEPILAAYGIPNDFKYLALVESGMAEGVSPKGAAGIWQFMPGTARTYGLRVNGNVDERYNLRKSTIAACKYIKEMYKGLESWTLVAAAYNVGDGRLRKQINNQNQDNYYKMKLNRETGGYVYKVISMKQIMEHPKRYGYEKPRVLLAYNAE, translated from the coding sequence ATGTTAAAGAAACACATCGTACCATTTGCGGTAGTGGCAACACTATTTATCTTGGCAAAAGTGTTCGCTTACCAAATGCCCTTAGCACAAAAAAGTCTTTTAAAAGAAGAAAAATTAAACACTACAATACCCAAATCTGATAGCCTGGAAGTTGAAAGCGCGGAAAAGCCGCTATCTTTAATGGCACAGTTAAATTTTGCAGAAGAAACCCTGCCGTTAGGCGATAAAAAGGTAGAACGCAAAATGAAAAAAATCCTTGCAGCACACACTTACGGAAATACCCAAACCAATAAATTGCATGCAAAAGCAGCAAAATGGTTTCCGGTAATTGAGCCTATTCTTGCTGCCTACGGAATTCCCAACGATTTTAAGTATTTGGCCCTGGTCGAATCTGGAATGGCGGAAGGAGTTTCTCCAAAAGGTGCAGCCGGAATCTGGCAGTTTATGCCTGGCACAGCCCGTACCTATGGATTAAGAGTAAACGGAAATGTTGATGAACGCTATAATCTGCGTAAATCGACTATTGCTGCCTGCAAATACATTAAAGAAATGTATAAAGGTTTAGAAAGCTGGACATTGGTAGCTGCGGCTTACAATGTTGGCGACGGACGCCTGCGCAAGCAGATCAATAATCAAAATCAAGATAATTACTACAAAATGAAGCTGAACCGCGAAACCGGAGGCTATGTTTATAAAGTGATTTCTATGAAACAGATTATGGAGCACCCGAAACGTTACGGTTACGAAAAACCGAGAGTATTATTGGCTTACAACGCTGAATAA